One Anthonomus grandis grandis chromosome 13, icAntGran1.3, whole genome shotgun sequence DNA segment encodes these proteins:
- the LOC126743493 gene encoding alsin has product MNHCNINLWICNKSIKLTNAFPKSVKKIANINNHLYLLTNDNDLYQGFVQTNENNEHFVQLYQVEQIKPLDIDSSNDCLYIVNSEGTGLACNEDLKVIKELTLCEPYQCSLGHNCQTYKIKIKRIVANDFGILYISENNQLWASGFMPHIGINSEVPQKIIFFSGREVHDICIGVDFAVALVSKRKVNHSESEDIFNDATPTCQVCSQKELSEHELCNNHNELCPLGVELKHSSSSEIDQEPSSNIKIEKNIIFRNTEAAKEFLTRQISRMSSAGEEYLIECTEKPTRIIKENMSNVASFVYEGVKTVGDKVATLSRHVSSSSEYASLIDNNNAQKHSREDLLLLSGSQSTSEQDLSEAEILENVDGIISRGMQLLNREVWMWGNVRLGCLGTPEAKNDLPVIISSLSNLGVTKVSLQNHHASAITLDGRMYLWGRNNHHQISIENNSDQITPKLFNSNMNERVLDVNCGSCFTAVLTSKINLTYFGKESEANHQNIYNRFMSETEENGKLLNNLVSSKEYLLLNLGQKYDDSFNNFLVKEQIMLEEMLCVNQYVIKILSKKSCESEFTNLLEALCKSYIDLIYCIAANVESLLAYCSNAIMINDIIIIKNFKEFLTIFKNYVNVVENVVSINGFLHISKLVPTSPHLYNLKSGILKEKDCTEKDISLVLLSPVKRTNVYTDFFKRHCLVELNQAKWKDFLEYIDLKSKEADKTSNFWLSNGKSLEHLIVPQRRLVCDSQNDTIVLQGSSRFSSHRFILFSDIFAHISGSSSILHTLTMIWIELPQHDTQHLITIKTPEDTLTLVATDAVTKNAWYHALQNSVKIALNKKDLLQAPLARSGSYTFCKSGFFKDATYSGRWLNTKMHGSGKLRWPDGRVYTGQFSNHCLCGYGIMEMPGVGTYEGEWKENKQHGYGTFTYSNKDIYKGYFKDGLPHGHGLLRKGNFMANSASLYIGEWSCGKKSGYGIMDDIASGEKYLGFWSDCKKEGRGMIVTSEGTYYEGNFHNDLLQGEGIMVLEDGTHYEGEFKGTGIVSGRGTFTLRSGHVIEGFLQGSMEEGIKIASGTFRKGQDSTPDLPKSFGQLCTPPSQKWKALFIHCHQVLGLNGDSTLETPRIWQNVAVYLSGATTLKKGKGDDNSLQNSLDHLDVIPPFGRDKITMDSYGEIKTYLNRAFESSYHPLGSLLNNLSEAYISSYSGRVHPILVNHAISEIIDITQRFYETIRYLFPGLPACDSECVLNDGQEKFEIVNYQCLLYPVILPKVYNSLCTLLSLKNESQEKRYKKVLIEWNKLSDRSLMAVLSVEKKFFNLDQVINLSDKSCAFVEAIETLQQIISVFLPIEKLTVIRNTVEHMTPVAQSLLGKTYSWNMDDLFPLFLFVVVRARIPHLGAELEFMEHFMDRNLDNGELGIMFTTLKACYQQILQDKSFV; this is encoded by the exons ATGAATCATTGTAACATAAATTTGTGGATTTGCAATAAAAGCATCAAACTGACAAACGCCTTTCCTAAATCAgtgaaaaaaattgcaaatatcaACAACCATCTGTATCTTCTAACCAATGATAATGATCTTTACCAAGGGTTTGTTCAAACAAATGAAAACAATGAGCATTTTGTACAACTCTACCAAGTAGAGCAAATTAAACCATTAGATATAGATAGCAGCAATGACTGTTTGTATATAGTGAATTCAGAAGGCACTGGATTGGCATGTAATGAAGATTTAAAAGTAATCAAAGAATTAACCCTTTGTGAGCCTTACCAATGTTCACTAGGTCATAATTGCCAGacttacaaaattaaaataaaaagaattgttGCTAATGATTTTGGGATTCTATACATATCAGAAAATAACCAGCTCTGGGCAAGTGGGTTTATGCCCCATATAGGCATTAACTCTGAGGTGCCACAAAAGATCATTTTCTTTTCAGGAAGAGAAGTTCATGATATTTGCATTGGGGTAGACTTTGCTGTTGCACTTGTAagtaaaagaaaagttaatcaCAGTGAGTCTGAAGACATTTTTAATGATGCAACTCCAACATGTCAAGTGTGCTCCCAAAAAGAATTGTCAGAACATGAGTTATGCAATAACCATAATGAACTCTGCCCTTTGGGGGTTGAACTGAAACACAGCTCAAGCAGTGAAATAGATCAAGAACCCagtagtaatataaaaatagaaaaaaatatcatatttagaAATACAGAGGCTgccaaagaatttttaacaagacAAATCTCTCGAATGTCCTCTGCCGGAGAAGAATATCTTATAGAATGTACTGAAAAGCCTACAAGAATCATCAAAGAAAATATGTCTAATGTGGCCAGTTTTGTTTATGAAGGAGTTAAAACTGTAGGTGATAAGGTAGCCACTCTATCAAGACATGTGAGCTCAAGCTCAGAATATGCCAGTCTCATAGATAACAATAATGCTCAAAAACATTCTAGAGAAGATTTATTGTTGCTTTCTGGTAGTCAAAGCACCTCCGAACAAGATTTATCTGAGgcagaaattttagaaaatgttgatGGAATAATTAGTAGGGGGATGCAACTGTTAAATAGGGAAGTTTGGATGTGGGGAAATGTTAGATTAGGGTGTTTAG GAACCCCTGAAGCAAAGAATGATCTTCCAGTAATCATCTCGTCCCTTTCCAACCTAGGGGTGACAAAGGTATCTCTCCAAAATCACCATGCTAGTGCTATTACTTTAGATGGCCGTATGTATTTATGGGGACGAAACAACCACCATCAAATATCTATAGAAAACAATTCTGACCAAATAACTCCTAAATTATTTAACTCCAATATGAATGAGAGGGTTTTGGATGTGAATTGTGGCAGTTGCTTTACAGCAGTTTTAACTAGTAAGATAAATTTGACTTATTTTGGAAAGGAGTCCGAAGCAAAccaccaaaatatttataatagatTTATGTCTGAAACAGAAGAAAATGGCAAATTGTTAAACAACTTAGTCAGTAGCAAAGagtatttattgttaaatttaggTCAAAAGTATGATGAtagctttaataattttttagttaaagaaCAGATTATGCTTGAGGAAATGTTATGTGTTAACCAGTATGTGATAAAAATCTTGAGCAAAAAGTCTTGTGAATCTGAATTCACGAACCTCTTGGAAGCTTTATGTAAGAGTTACatagatttaatttattgtatagCTGCTAATGTGGAATCCTTATTAGCATATTGCAGCAATGCTATTATGataaatgatattattattataaaaaattttaaagaatttttaactatttttaaaaattacgtaaatGTTGTTGAAAACGTAGTTAGCATAAATGGATTCTTGCATATTTCAAAACTGGTCCCTACTAGCCCACACTTGTACAATTTAAAATctggaattttaaaagaaaaagattgCACTGAGAAAGATATATCTTTAGTGCTCCTTTCCCCAGTTAAAAGGACCAATGTATATACagacttttttaaaagacactGTCTAGTCGAACTAAATCAAGCCAAATGGAaagattttttagaatatatCGACTTAAAATCAAAAGAGGCTGATAAAACAAGCAATTTTTGGCTAAGCAATGGTAAAAGCCTAGAACATTTAATAGTACCGCAAAGAAGATTAGTTTGCGATAGCCAAAATGATACAATCGTGTTACAAGGTTCAAGCAGGTTCTCCTCGCACAGATTCATCTTATTTTCAGACATTTTTGCCCACATAAGTGGCTCCTCCTCCATTTTACATACATTAACAATGATCTGGATCGAATTGCCACAGCACGATACGCAGCATTTAATCACCATAAAAACCCCAGAGGACACATTAACTTTGGTAGCAACAGATGCCGTCACTAAGAATGCATGGTACCACGCCCTACAGAATTCGGTAAAAATCGCTTTGAACAAGAAAGATCTTCTTCAAGCACCCTTAGCGAGGAGCGGAAGCTATACGTTTTGtaaaagtggattttttaaagatgcaaCATATTCTGGTAGATGGCTTAACACGAAAATGCATGGCAGTGGTAAATTAAGGTGGCCAGATGGCAGAGTCTATACCGGACAGTTCAGTAATCATTGTTTGTGTGGGTATGGGATTATGGAGATGCCTGGTGTAG GAACTTACGAGGGCGAATGGAAAGAAAACAAACAACACGGATACGGCACCTTCACCTACAGCAACAAAGACATCTATAAGGGTTATTTCAAAGACGGGTTGCCTCACGGACACGGATTATTGCGCAAAGGCAACTTTATGGCGAATTCGGCTTCTTTATACATCGGCGAATGGAGTTGCGGAAAAAAATCCGGTTATGGCATCATGGACGACATCGCTAGCGGTGAAAAATATCTCGGTTTTTGGTCCGACTGTAAAAAGGAAGGTAGAGGGATGATCGTTACATCGGAGGGCACATATTATGAAGGGAATTTTCATAACGATTTACTGCAAGGTGAAGGCATAATGGTGTTAGAAGATGGTACTCATTATGAGGGAGAATTTAAAGGTACTGGGATTGTCAGTGGGAGAGGAACCTTCACATTACGTTCCGGACATGTGATTGAAGGTTTCCTTCAAGGTTCTATGGAGGAAGGTATAAAAATTGCATCAGGCACGTTTAGAAAGGGTCAAGATTCCACTCCAGATCTCCCAAAATCATTTGGTCAACTGTGCACCCCTCCATCTCAAAAGTGGAAGGCACTGTTTATACACTGCCATCAAGTTTTAGGACTGAATGGCGATTCCACTTTAGAAACTCCAAGGATTTGGCAGAATGTAGCTGTTTACTTATCTGGGGCAACTACTTTAAAAAAGGGCAAGGGCGATGACAACAGTTTGCAGAATTCCTTGGATCATCTCGATGTTATTCCACCTTTTGGGAGGGATAAGATCACCATGGACTCTTATGGAGAAATCAAAACCTATTTGAATAGG gcatttgaaaGTTCTTACCACCCTCTCGGTTCTCTCTTAAATAACTTATCAGAAGCCTACATATCTTCCTACAGCGGTAGGGTTCATCCGATACTAGTGAATCATGCTATATCAGAAATAATTGATATTACTCAACGATTTTATGAAACTATTCGATATTTGTTTCCTGGTTTGCCAGCCTGTGACAGCGAGTGTGTTTTAAACGATGGCCAAGAAAA atttgaaATTGTAAATTACCAGTGTCTTTTATACCCAGTGATATTACCAAAGGTGTATAACTCATTATGTACCCTTTTGAGCTTGAAAAATGAAAGCCAAGAAAAACGGTATAAAAAGGTGTTGATCGAGTGGAACAAGTTGTCTGATAGGAGCTTAATGGCGGTCCTTTCTGTAGAAAA